The following is a genomic window from Hymenobacter sp. APR13.
TGAGGTAAGCGGCCAGCTTACCGGCAAACGTGGTTTTGCCCGAGCCCTGCAGACCCGACAGCAACACCACAGCCGGCTCGCCTTTGATGACGATATCCTGCTTTTCGCCGCCCATGAGCTGGGTGAGCTCATCGTAGACGATCTTGGTCATGAGCTGGCCTGGCGACACGCTGATGAGCACGTCGCGGCCCATGGCCTCGTCCTTGATCTTGTCGGTTACTTCCTTGGCTACCTTGTAGTTGACGTCGGCATCGACGAGGGCGCGGCGGATTTCCTTAACGGTCGCGGCGACGTTAATTTCGGTGATGCTGCCCTGGCCCTTGAGGGTTTTAAAGGCTTTATCGAGCTTGGTACTGAGGTTATCGAACATTTAATCGCAGATTTTGCGCTGATTTACTTGATTTCGCTACTGCTGAACGGCTTCCACTGCCTCAGGGAACATGATGCCATTCAACATTTCCAACCGGGGAGCCTAGCGCCCTGCGCGTTCCATCCTGGAGGTGCAGGCCGGCGTAATCGGCAGCCGTAGAGAAGTGTGCGAAGCCGATACAGGCTTCAGCCTTCAAAAGTAACCAGAAAACCCCGAAAGGCCGCATCTGTGTACCTTCGCGCTTTGCTTAGCCTTTTGCCTGTGTCTGCTGCCCGCCCGCTTCGTTTGCTTGTCATCACCTACTACTGGCCGCCGTCGGGCGGGGCGGGCGTGCAGCGCAGCCTCAAGTTCGTTAAGCACCTGCCGGCGCTGGGCGTCGAGCCCACGGTCATCACCGTCGACCCCGAAAAAGGAGCTTATCCGGTGCTGGACCACTCGCTGGCGGCTGAGGTGCCGGCAGGCGTGCGCGTGATTCGTACGGGCACTTCCGAGCCTTTTGGCTCCTACAAGAAGCTCACCGGGCGTCAGCAGATTCCGTACGGCGGCTTCGTGGGCGAAAGCAAAACCAGTGTGGCACAGCGCTTTTTCAAGTTCGTGCGCGGCAACCTGTTTATTCCGGACGCCCGCCGCGGCTGGAACCGCCACGCCCTGCGGGCCGTGGCCGAGCTGATAGCGCAGGGCGAGCAGTTCGACGCCGTGCTCACCAGCTCGCCCCCGCACTCCACCCAGCTTATCGGGCTGGCCCTGAAGCAGCGCTACGGTTTGCGCTGGCTGGCCGACCTGCGCGACCCCTGGACCGACATCTACTACCACCAGGAGCTCAACCAGACACCCCTGGCCCGCTGGCTGGATGCGCGCTACGAGCGCCAAGTGCTAGAGCAGGCCGATATCGTGCTGACCACCAGCGCCGACACGCGCCGGCTGTTTCTGGGCAAGGCGGCGGGCCTGGCGCCCGGCAAGTTCCACGTGCTGCCCAACGGCTACGACGAAAGCGACTTTCAGCTCCCGTCGGAGCCGCCGACCAACCAGTTGCTTATCACCCACACCGGTACCATCTCCGAAACCTACCACATCGAGCTGTGGCTGAGTGCCGTGGCCGAGTGCGTGCGCCGCCACCCGGCGGTGCCGTTGCGGCTGCGCTTCGTGGGCAAGGTGTCGGACGGCGTGCAGCGCCAGCTGGCCGACAACGGGCTGCTGCCTGTCACGGAGCTGGTGCCGTTTGTGCCGCACGACGAGTCGGTGGGCTACCTGCGCCGGGCCACAGTGCTGCTGATGGCCATTCCGGACGTGCCGCACAACCTGGGCATTCTGCCGGGCAAGGTGTTCGAGTACCTGGCGGCCAACAAGCCCGTCATCTGCATCGGCCCGGCCAGCTCCGACGCCGACCTGCTGCTGCGGGAATGCGGCGCGGGCCAGGCGTTTGCGTACGGCGCCTACGAGGCTATGCTGGCGCACCTGGAAGAGCTGGTGGCGCAGTGGCAGATCAACCCCAACCTGGATTTGCCCTCGCTCGGCCACGCCCGCTACTCGCGCCGCGCCCTCACGGAGCAGCTAGTGGCGCTGGTGCGGGGTGGTGATGAGGTGGCCCGTAACAGGTGACAGGCAACAAGTACGTTCTACCGGAATACCTGAACAAGCTGGCTGTAGTTGGTCAGAGCCTTTCCGGGCTGCGCGCAGACCCCTACCTTTGCCCTTCTCCCCACCGCTTGGTAACCTGTCACGTGTGACGTGTCACCACTTACCTCTTCCCCCAATCACCTGAATGGCCCTCGACCTCAACCATAAATCCATCCTAGTAACCGGCGGCACTGGCTCCTTCGGCAAGCAGTTTGTGCAGACTGTATTCGAGCAGTTTCCGCAGGTGAAACGCCTGGTGGTGTACTCGCGCGACGAGCTGAAGCAGTTTGAGATGTCGCAGACGTTTCCGCAGGCCAAGTACCCCGCCATCCGCTACTTTATTGGGGATGTGCGCGACGGCGAACGGCTGAAACGAGCCTGCGAGGGCATCGACATCATTGTGCACGCCGCCGCCCTTAAGCAGGTGCCCGCCGCCGAGTACAACCCGATGGAATGCATCAAAACCAACATCTTCGGGGCCGAAAACGTGATTAACGCCGCCCTCGACTGCGGCGTGAAGGAAGTAGTGGCCCTGAGCACCGACAAGGCCGCCGCCCCCATCAACCTCTACGGCGCCACCAAGCTCTGCTCCGACAAGCTGTTTGTGGCCGCCAACAACATGAAAGGTGCCCGCGACCTGCGCTTCTCGGTGGTGCGCTACGGCAACGTCATCGGCTCGCGCGGCTCAGTGGTGCCGTTCTTCATGCAGCGCCGCGAAACCGGCGTGCTGCCTATCACCCACCCCGACATGACGCGCTTCCACATCTCGCTGGAGCAGGGCGTGGACTTAGTGCTGTACGCGCTGGAAAACAGCTGGGGCGGCGAAATCTTCGTGCCCAAGATTCCGAGCTACGTCATCACGGAAGTGGCTAAGGCCATCGGCCCCGACTGCCGGCAGGAAATCGTGGGCATCCGGCCCGGCGAAAAGCTGCACGAGGAAATGATTACCGCAACTGACGCCCTGAGCACGGTAGAGCTGCCAAAGTACTACGTCATCCTGCCCTTCACGCCGCAGTGGGACGTGGAGCAGTTCATCCAGCACTTCAACGGCAAGCGCGTGCCCGAAGGTTTCCACTACGACTCGGCCAACAACGACGAGTGGCTGGACGCCGAGCAGATCAGGGAGGAAATCCGCCTGCACGTGGACGCGGATTTTGCGGTGTAGCTGGCGCGTCTATCTCAGCGCATAACCTCCACAGTTCCCTTTACTACCTGGCCGGTGCGTGTGCTGGTCAGATAGTAATAGTAGATGCCGTCTGCCTGCCCGGCTGCACTCCAATCGTCCTGGTAGGCTTCTGACTTATAGATAAGCCGTCCCCAGCGGTTGAAGATGCAGCAGCGCCATTCCGACGCCACTAAGCCCTTGAGCACGAAGGTTTCGTTCCGCCCATCCTGGTTGGGAGTAATAATATTAGGAATCGTTACCTGGCAGGCCCGTTCCTGCACCAGTGTCGAGTCCTGACTTATACACCCCCCCGAAGTTGTTACCTGTACGCGGTAGCGTCCGGCGGCATTGACGGTTATTGAAGAGGCCGTAGAGCCGTTTTGCCACCGGTAGGTAGCCCCCGGCACTTCCGGCACCGATAGTACCAACGGGCGCGCACTGAGTGGGTCGGTGCAGAGAATGGGGTCGGGCGGGGAGATACGCACGGACGGAGGCACCTGCACCTCAATGGTTTCCGTGGCCATGTACTCGATGCCTGCTGCGTTGCGGGCTGACAGCACCACCTGGTAGGTGCCGGGCTGCTGGTAGGTGTGCTGCACCTCAAGACCGACAGCACTGTTGGCAGGCCCAGCAGCCGGGTTTCCGAAAGTCCAGATGGCAGACGCCACCGCCTCGCCTGAACTCAGCCGCGCCTGGAACTCAACCCGCGCACCGACACAAACCTGCCGACGCGCCACAATACGCAATGATGCCGCGAAGGCGTTCGGGAAATTTGGCAGGCCAAGGCGCGTAAAGCCCGGTGCCACGTCCAAGCCTTGCTTTTGAAACCGACAGGCCAGCCCGGGCAGGTTGGGTTCGTGAATAATGCCCAAGGCATCACGTGGAACGCCCAGATATATTTTCTGGTCAGGGCCTAGCGCCAGCGCTTTAGGATTGGTAGAAGCAAACTCCGTAACTATTTGCGTGGCCAAATCTATCTGGCGAAGACTACCAAATTCGTCCGTAACGTAAAGCTTGGAATTATCCGGAGAGAACTCCAGACCGGAATATCCTAAAAAGGGAATCACGGGTAGAGCGGCCACATTGCTGACGCGGCCGGTGGCCGGGTTGAAAGTACCACAGTCGACTCCCAGGCCACTGATTGCGGCCGCAATGCGAAGCCCGTTGGGGGAGACCCGCAGATAGCCAAGGGCTGATTGGAAATTGGTAGCACCATTCGGGTCTATATGTGGCCGGCCGGCACGGCTCATCACTGGGGCACTGGCCAGGCCCGCCGGGCTTAGCAAATACGCATAGAATGCATCATCGTTCCAGCCGTGTACCAGCACCCAGTAATCACGCCCGTTGGCATGGCGCACGGCTGTCAGCTTTTCAGCAAGCAGCTGTGTGGTGGCCGGAGTCGGTACCGCCTGATCTAACGTGGAGGTTAGCCCCCCCAGCCCATTATTTAGCCGCAGATCAATAATAGAGTAGTGCAGTCCACCCTGCAAGCTGTTTTCAGCCTGATCTACGGTAAACAGGTAGCAGCGGTTGGCATCACCAGGTGCCCGCAGGAGCAGTGCCCCCTGTGTGCTTGAGGCCCGACTTCCGCGTGGCAGTACAACCCCCATCAATTGCTCCTGCCGGTTGTATACCCGCTCCCCATCGGAGTAACATTGCAGATTACCTTCTTCGTCGGAAAGCACAGCACAGCCTTCGTTGGCATAAAAAACGGATGCGGGAGTAAGGGTTGGTAAGGTAACGGGGCGAGGACTACCAACCGGGCCAAAGCGCAGCCCGGCTCCGCTCCCAAACCGCCAGTTGTAGGCCTCGCGCTGCGCCCATGCTCTTGGGTGGGCCAATAGAAGCATTAATAAGATGAATACACTATTACGACGTAGCAAGCACATAATCAACATATAGCGGACTCTACTAAAGTGTGTTGCTAAACTAGTGAATCACACTATGCAAAGCACCACGCACAGTACGTACTTTTGCCTTTATGCCCGATGTTCCCCCAATGCCTACCCGCCCTATCGCCTACGGCCGCCAGCACATCACCGACGAGGACGTGCGGGCCGTGGTGGAAACCCTGCACTCCGACTACCTGACGCAGGGCCCGAAAGTGGCGGAGTTCGAGGAGAAGTTTGCCGCCTACGTGGGGGCCCGGTACGCGGTGGCCGTGAGCAACGGCACGGCGGCGCTGCACCTGTGCGCGCTGGCGCTGGGCGTGCAGCCCGGCCAGCGGGTCATTACCACGCCCATTACCTTCGCGGCGTCGGCCAACTGCGTGCGCTACTGCGGCGGCGAGGTGCACTTCGCCGACATTGACCCAGCCACGGCCCTGATAGATCTGCAGCAGGTGCGCCAACTGCTGGAAAGCCACCCCCGGGGCCACTTCCACGGCCTGATTCCGGTGGACTTCGCCGGCCTGCCCGTGAACCTGGAAGCTGCCCGCCAACTCTGTGACGAGTTCGGTTTGTGGCTGATTGAGGACTCCTGCCACGCGCCGGGCGGCTTTTTCCTGGACTCGCAGGGCCGGGAGCAGCGTTGCGGCAACGGGCAGTTTGCCGATCTGGCCATCTTCAGCTTCCACCCCGTCAAGCACATTGCTACCGGCGAGGGCGGCATGATTACCACCAACCGCGAAGACCTGTACCGGGAGTTGCTGAAGCTGCGCACCCACGGCATCACCAAAGACCCCGCCCAGATGCAGCGCAACGACGGCGGCTGGTACATGGAAATGCAGGAGCTGGGCTACAACTACCGCATGCCCGACATGCTCTGCGCGCTGGGCATAAGCCAGCTGACCCGTGCCGACGAGGGCCTGGCCCGCCGCCGCCAGCTGGCCGCCCGCTACGATGCCGCTTTTGCGGAAATGCCCGCCGTGCGGCCGCTGGCCGGCGCGCCCGGCCACGCCTACCACCTCTACGTGATTCAGGTGCCCGACCGCAAAGGGCTTTACGACGCGTTGCGGACCCGGGAAATCTTTGCGCAGGTGCACTACATTCCGGTGCACACCATGCCGTACTACCAGGGCCTGGGCTGGCAGCCTGGCGACTTCCCGCTGGCCGAAGCCTACTATGCCCACTGCCTCAGCATCCCGCTGTTCCCGAGCCTCACCGACGACGAGCAGCAGTACGTCATCGACTGCATCCGGGAATTTGTGGCGGGGTAACTCTTTGTCATCCTGAGCAGATCGAAGGACATTACCACCTTGAGCGTTTCAATGAACGGCTCATTGTCAATGGATTCAGCCTGACAAAGTCCTTTGCAAGCTCACGATGACAGACAAGCCTCGTTACCTGATTACCTCATCACTTCCTCACCGCTTTTGAAAAACGTCGGCATTATCTCGCAGGCCCGCATGACCAGCACCCGGCTGCCGGGCAAGGTGCTACGGCCCGTGGCTGGCCAACCGCTGTTGCTGCACCACGTGCAGCGCCTGCAAGCCAGCAGCCTGCCGCTGTACCTGGCCACTACCACCAACGCAACCGACGACGTGCTGGCCGAATTCGGGGCCGCACACCAGCTGCCCTGCACCCGCGGCCCCGAGGACGACGTGCTGGCCCGCTACCAGCAGTGCGCCACCGCCCATAACCTGGATGTAATAGTGCGCGTGACGTCTGACTGCCCGCTGCTGGACGGGGCGCTGGTAGCCGACGCCGTGCGGGCGTACCTGGCCGCCGACAACCCGCGCCTGTACCTGTCGAATGTGCTGGAACGCACGTTTCCGCGCGGTTTCGACTTCGAGGTGTTTTCGCGGGAACTGTTGGAAGAGGCCGCCGCGCAGGCCACGCTGCCCTCCGACCGCGAGCATGTGACGCCCTACATCCACCAGAACCGCTCGGGACGGGTGCAGTTCCAACACGTGCGACGCGCCGAAGACCGTAGCGCCTACCGCCTGACCGTGGATACGGCCGATGACTTCGAGCTGATCCGGCAGCTGATTGAAGACTACGCCGCCGCCGCCATTTCTACCGATAGCCTGATTGCGCTGCTGGACGCGCACCCCGAGTTGGTAGCTCTTAATGCCCACATCGAACAGAAGAAGCTGTAACGCACTGGGCGGTAGTAGGCGGGCAAAAAACCGCCTCACGCAGGCCCAACCGCGGGTTTTCACTTTTTAATTCTCGATTTTTAATTGACTCCTCCCCGCCTTGTGCTCCGCGCCGATGGCAACTCCCGCATCGGGCTGGGCCACGTGATGCGCCTGCTGGCGCTGGCTGAGATTCTGCGGCCGGACTTCACCGAGCAACTGTTTCTGATTCGGGAGCCGGATGAGGCGCTGGGGCAGCAGCTGGCGGCCGCCGGCCTGCGCGTGGTGGCGCTGCCCGCCCAGCCACAGCCCGAGGAAGCGGCCCATCTGGTGCGCCACGTATTGCGCGCCACCGACGTGCTGGTGCTCGATGGATACGATTTCCGCTACGACTACCATAACACAGTGCGCGGGGCAGTGGCCCGGCTGGTGTATGTGGATGATCTGCACGGCTTTCCGCTGGCCGCCGACCTGGTGCTGAATCCCGCCGGCGGCGTGCAGCTCCGCCAGTACCAGATGCGCCAGCCCGGGGCCCGGCTGCTGGCCGGCCCGGCTTTTGCGCCGCTGCGTAGCGCCTTCCGCGAAGCCACCCGGCAGCCTGCCTCTGAGGCTCCCTGCACGTCGGTGCTGGTGTGCTTGGGCGGCGCCGACCCCACCCACCAGACCCGCCATGTGGCCGCCGCCCTGCTGGCGCTGCCCACCGTGGCGCAGGTGCACGCCGTGGTGGGCAGCGCCTACAGCGGCCGGGAAGCCCTGCAAGCCTGGGCTGATGAGCAGCCGCGCCTGACGCTGCACCACAGCCTGCCGGCCCCGGAGCTGGTGGCGCTGATGCGCCGCTGCGGCGCGGCCGTGTGCTCGCCCAGCACCATCAGCTACGAGTACTGCGCGGCCGGGGGCGGCCTGCTGCTGCTGCTGCCCGTGGCCGACAATCAGCACGACATCAACCACTTTCTGCTGGAAGCCGGCCTGGCCCTGCCCTACCCCAGCGCCCCCAACGTGCTGACCAGCCCCGAGGCCAACCGCCTGACCCGCCAGCTGCGCCAGACGCAGCGCCACGTATTTGATGGGCTGGCACCGGTACGGCTGCGCCAGGAGTTCCGGGCGCTGGGGCTGCCGGCGCCGCCGTTTCTGCTGCGCCCGGTAGTGGCCGCCGACTCTGCGCAGCTGCTGGCCTGGACCAACGACCCGACCGTGCGACAGTTTTCCTTCAACCCCGAACCAGTAGCCCGGCCCGCGCACGAGCAGTGGCTGGCCGCCCGCCTCCAGGACCCCGCCAGCCTGCTGCTATTGGCCGAAGACGCCGCCAGCGGCCAGCCCCTGGGCCTGATCCGGTTTCAGGTGGAAGAAGCCCGTGCCACGCTCAGCTACCTGCTCGATGCCCGATTTCGGGGCCAGGGGCTGGCGCCGCTGTTGCTGCTGGCCGGCACCCGGGTGCTGGCGCAGACGTTTGGCAGC
Proteins encoded in this region:
- a CDS encoding glycosyltransferase family 4 protein, producing MSAARPLRLLVITYYWPPSGGAGVQRSLKFVKHLPALGVEPTVITVDPEKGAYPVLDHSLAAEVPAGVRVIRTGTSEPFGSYKKLTGRQQIPYGGFVGESKTSVAQRFFKFVRGNLFIPDARRGWNRHALRAVAELIAQGEQFDAVLTSSPPHSTQLIGLALKQRYGLRWLADLRDPWTDIYYHQELNQTPLARWLDARYERQVLEQADIVLTTSADTRRLFLGKAAGLAPGKFHVLPNGYDESDFQLPSEPPTNQLLITHTGTISETYHIELWLSAVAECVRRHPAVPLRLRFVGKVSDGVQRQLADNGLLPVTELVPFVPHDESVGYLRRATVLLMAIPDVPHNLGILPGKVFEYLAANKPVICIGPASSDADLLLRECGAGQAFAYGAYEAMLAHLEELVAQWQINPNLDLPSLGHARYSRRALTEQLVALVRGGDEVARNR
- the pseB gene encoding UDP-N-acetylglucosamine 4,6-dehydratase (inverting), which gives rise to MALDLNHKSILVTGGTGSFGKQFVQTVFEQFPQVKRLVVYSRDELKQFEMSQTFPQAKYPAIRYFIGDVRDGERLKRACEGIDIIVHAAALKQVPAAEYNPMECIKTNIFGAENVINAALDCGVKEVVALSTDKAAAPINLYGATKLCSDKLFVAANNMKGARDLRFSVVRYGNVIGSRGSVVPFFMQRRETGVLPITHPDMTRFHISLEQGVDLVLYALENSWGGEIFVPKIPSYVITEVAKAIGPDCRQEIVGIRPGEKLHEEMITATDALSTVELPKYYVILPFTPQWDVEQFIQHFNGKRVPEGFHYDSANNDEWLDAEQIREEIRLHVDADFAV
- a CDS encoding gliding motility-associated C-terminal domain-containing protein, encoding MLSDEEGNLQCYSDGERVYNRQEQLMGVVLPRGSRASSTQGALLLRAPGDANRCYLFTVDQAENSLQGGLHYSIIDLRLNNGLGGLTSTLDQAVPTPATTQLLAEKLTAVRHANGRDYWVLVHGWNDDAFYAYLLSPAGLASAPVMSRAGRPHIDPNGATNFQSALGYLRVSPNGLRIAAAISGLGVDCGTFNPATGRVSNVAALPVIPFLGYSGLEFSPDNSKLYVTDEFGSLRQIDLATQIVTEFASTNPKALALGPDQKIYLGVPRDALGIIHEPNLPGLACRFQKQGLDVAPGFTRLGLPNFPNAFAASLRIVARRQVCVGARVEFQARLSSGEAVASAIWTFGNPAAGPANSAVGLEVQHTYQQPGTYQVVLSARNAAGIEYMATETIEVQVPPSVRISPPDPILCTDPLSARPLVLSVPEVPGATYRWQNGSTASSITVNAAGRYRVQVTTSGGCISQDSTLVQERACQVTIPNIITPNQDGRNETFVLKGLVASEWRCCIFNRWGRLIYKSEAYQDDWSAAGQADGIYYYYLTSTRTGQVVKGTVEVMR
- the pseC gene encoding UDP-4-amino-4,6-dideoxy-N-acetyl-beta-L-altrosamine transaminase → MPTRPIAYGRQHITDEDVRAVVETLHSDYLTQGPKVAEFEEKFAAYVGARYAVAVSNGTAALHLCALALGVQPGQRVITTPITFAASANCVRYCGGEVHFADIDPATALIDLQQVRQLLESHPRGHFHGLIPVDFAGLPVNLEAARQLCDEFGLWLIEDSCHAPGGFFLDSQGREQRCGNGQFADLAIFSFHPVKHIATGEGGMITTNREDLYRELLKLRTHGITKDPAQMQRNDGGWYMEMQELGYNYRMPDMLCALGISQLTRADEGLARRRQLAARYDAAFAEMPAVRPLAGAPGHAYHLYVIQVPDRKGLYDALRTREIFAQVHYIPVHTMPYYQGLGWQPGDFPLAEAYYAHCLSIPLFPSLTDDEQQYVIDCIREFVAG
- a CDS encoding cytidylyltransferase domain-containing protein, with protein sequence MKNVGIISQARMTSTRLPGKVLRPVAGQPLLLHHVQRLQASSLPLYLATTTNATDDVLAEFGAAHQLPCTRGPEDDVLARYQQCATAHNLDVIVRVTSDCPLLDGALVADAVRAYLAADNPRLYLSNVLERTFPRGFDFEVFSRELLEEAAAQATLPSDREHVTPYIHQNRSGRVQFQHVRRAEDRSAYRLTVDTADDFELIRQLIEDYAAAAISTDSLIALLDAHPELVALNAHIEQKKL
- the pseG gene encoding UDP-2,4-diacetamido-2,4,6-trideoxy-beta-L-altropyranose hydrolase; this translates as MTPPRLVLRADGNSRIGLGHVMRLLALAEILRPDFTEQLFLIREPDEALGQQLAAAGLRVVALPAQPQPEEAAHLVRHVLRATDVLVLDGYDFRYDYHNTVRGAVARLVYVDDLHGFPLAADLVLNPAGGVQLRQYQMRQPGARLLAGPAFAPLRSAFREATRQPASEAPCTSVLVCLGGADPTHQTRHVAAALLALPTVAQVHAVVGSAYSGREALQAWADEQPRLTLHHSLPAPELVALMRRCGAAVCSPSTISYEYCAAGGGLLLLLPVADNQHDINHFLLEAGLALPYPSAPNVLTSPEANRLTRQLRQTQRHVFDGLAPVRLRQEFRALGLPAPPFLLRPVVAADSAQLLAWTNDPTVRQFSFNPEPVARPAHEQWLAARLQDPASLLLLAEDAASGQPLGLIRFQVEEARATLSYLLDARFRGQGLAPLLLLAGTRVLAQTFGSVRQVVGHVQVANVASVKAFERAGFQLNTEAGPAPDSVTFSWETAGL